A genomic stretch from Solanum stenotomum isolate F172 chromosome 8, ASM1918654v1, whole genome shotgun sequence includes:
- the LOC125872264 gene encoding cullin-1-like, with product MARGDARGPLISVYQELKSKARDAVIALIDQEREGEQIDRALLKNVLGIFVEIGMGEMEFYENDFEDAMLKDTAAYYSRKASNWIVEDSCPDYMLKAEECLKKEKDRVSHYLHSSSETKLLEKVQNELLVVYTNQLLEKEHSGCRALLRDDKVEDLSRMYRLFHRIPKGLEPVANMFKQHVTAEGMVLVQQAEDSASNKAESSSGSQEQVFVRKVIELHDKYMAYVTDSFANNSLFHKALKEAFEVFCNKIVAGCSSAELLASYCDNILKKGGSEKLSDDAIEETLDKVVKLLAYISDKDLFAEFYRKKLSRRLLFDKSANDDHERLILTKLKQQCGGQFTSKMEGMVTDLTLAKENQSHFQEYLSNNSAANPGIDLTVTVLTTGFWPSYKSSDLSLPVEMVKCVEVFKEFYQTKTKHRKLTWIYSLGTCNINGKFESKTIELIVGTYQAAALLLFNASDRLSYSDIKSQLNLADDDLIRLLQSLSCAKYKILTKEPSNRTVSSTDHFEFNSKFTDRMRRIRIPLPPVDERKKVVEDVDKDRRYAIDACIVRIMKSRKVLPHQQLVLECVEQLSRMFKPDFKAIKKRIEDLITRDYLERDKENPNLFKYLA from the exons ATGGCTCGTGGTGatgcccgtggtcccttgatCAGT GTTTATCAAGAGTTGAAAAGTAAAGCTAGAGATGCAGTTATAGCACTG ATTGATCAAGAACGTGAGGGTGAGCAGATTGATAGAGCGTTATTGAAGAACGTGCTAGGCATATTTGTTGAAATTGGAATGGGGGAGATGGAGTTCTATGAAAATGACTTTGAAGATGCAATGCTTAAAGATACAGCAGCGTATTATTCTCGAAAAGCATCAAACTGGATTGTGGAAGATTCTTGTCCAGATTATATGTTGAAG GCAGAAGAGTGCTTGAAAAAAGAGAAGGATAGAGTTTCTCATTATTTGCACTCAAGCAGCGAGACAAAACTTCTGGAG AAAGTGCAAAATGAATTATTGGTTGTATATACCAATCAATTGCTTGAGAAGGAGCATTCTGGATGCCGAGCTTTGCTTAGAGATGATAAG GTAGAGGATTTATCTCGAATGTATAGGCTATTCCACAGGATCCCTAAAGGTTTGGAACCAGTTGCAAATATGTTTAAGCAG CATGTCACTGCTGAAGGCATGGTGTTGGTCCAACAGGCTGAAGACTCAGCAAGTAACAAG GCTGAAAGTTCCAGTGGTTCACAGGAGCAG GTCTTTGTTAGGAAGGTTATTGAACTGCATGACAAATATATGGCATATGTGACCGACAGTTTTGCAAATAACTCTCTCTTTCACAAG GCTTTGAAAGAGGCATTTGAGGTCTTCTGTAACAAAATTGTTGCTGGCTGTTCTAGTGCAGAGCTCCTTGCCTCTTATTGTGATAATATCCTTAAGAAGGGCGGGAGTGAGAAACTCAGTGATGATGCTATTGAGGAGACATTAGATAAG GTGGTCAAGCTTCTTGCGTATATCAGTGACAAAGACCTTTTTGCGGAGTTCTACAG GAAGAAGCTTTCTCGGCGACTGCTTTTTGATAAAAGTGCCAATGATGACCATGAAAGGCTTATCTTAACAAAGTTAAAGCAGCAGTGTGGTGGGCAGTTTACGTCAAAGATGGAGGGAATG GTGACGGACTTGACTTTGGCGAAGGAAAATCAGAGTCACTTTCAGGAATATCTTAGTAACAACTCGGCAGCTAATCCTGGAATTGATTTGACTGTCACAGTTCTTACAACTGGCTTTTGGCCTAGTTATAAATCTTCTGATCTGAGTCTCCCTGTGGAAATG GTGAAGTGTGTAGAAGTCTTCAAGGAATTTTATCAGACGAAAACGAAACACAGGAAATTGACCTGGATTTATTCACTGGGTACATGCAATATCAATGGCAAGTTTGAATCAAAAACTATTGAACTTATTGTGGGAACTTACCAG GCTGCTGCTCTATTACTGTTTAATGCTTCAGATAGATTGAGTTACTCAGATATCAAAAGTCAGTTAAATTTGGCTGACGATGACTTGATCAGATTGCTTCAATCCCTGTCATGTGCCAAGTATAAAATTCTAACCAAAGAGCCTAGCAATAGAACTGTTTCGTCAACGGATCATTTTGAATTTAACTCCAAGTTCACTGACAGAATGAGGAGGATTAGG ATCCCTTTGCCTCCGGTGGATGAAAGGAAAAAAGTGGTTGAGGATGTTGACAAGGACAGACGTTATGCAATTGATGCTTGTATTGTGCGCATTATGAAGAGCCGGAAGGTGCTTCCTCATCAGCAGCTCGTGTTGGAGTGTGTTGAGCAATTGAGCCGCATGTTTAAG CCTGATTTCAAAGCAATCAAAAAGAGGATTGAAGATCTTATCACTCGTGACTACTTGGAAAGAGACAAAGAGAACCCAAACTTGTTCAAGTACTTGGCCTGA